TCGCCCATTCTGTCACCTCGGGCGCGTCAAGCGCAAAGCGCCGGGGGTCGGGCTCGCCCGGGTCACTCCAGGCGGATGGTGCGCCCGGCGTCCGGGCCCTCCGCGGCCGCCCATCCGGGCGGCCTCGGCTGGGCGTCCCGCTCGATCACGGCGATGACCTCCTGCATGCGCTGCCGCGTCTCCGCGACGAGCTGCCGGACGGCCAGTGCGACGAGCGCGACGGCGGCGAGGACCGCGATCACCGCGCACCACGTGCTGACGACCGAGTAGGTGCCGGTGCCGAGGACCGCCAGGGTCAGCGCGCCCATCGCGACGGCGTCCGTCGGCGAGACCGCGCGGGACGTGCGCACCGAACGCCGTGCGAGCACCAGGCCGAGGGCCGCGAGGAGGGCGATCCCGAGCGCGGCCGCCGAGAGCATCACGAGGAGCAGCTCCCACCCGCCGGACCCGAACGCCGCCCAGCCCACGAGGAGCCAGGCGGGGAGCACGACGACCGCGGCGAACTGCCAGCGGTAGAGCGCGCGGCGGAGGCCGAGGACCGGATGCTGCTGCATGCGCCCATGCTACGAGCGGATCCTGGACGCACCGGGTGGGGCCCGCCGGACGCCGCTCGCGTAGGCTCGTCTCCCGTGATGGAACTGCGAACGCCCGCCGAGATGGACCAGATGCGACCCGCCGGGGAGTTCGTGGCCCACGTGCTCACGACCCTGGCCGCGCGGGCCGACGTCGGCGTCAACCTGCTCGACCTCGACCGCACCGCGCACCGCCTGATCCGCGAGCGCGGGGCGGAGTCCTGCTACATCGACTACCACCCGTCGTTCGGGGCGATGCCGTTCGGCAAGGTCCTCTGCACCTCGGTGAACGACGGCGTCCTGCACGGGCTCCCCCACGACTACCGGCTCCAGGACGGCGACCTCCTGAGCCTCGACTTCGCCGCGTCCGTCGACGGCTGGGTCAGCGACTCCGCCGTGAGCGTCATCGTCGGCACGCCCCGCGCGGAGGACGTGCGCCTCATCGAGGTCACGACCGCGGCGCTCGAGGCCGGCATCCGCGCCGCGCAGCCCGGCGGGCGCACGGGCGACATCTCGGCCGCCATCGGCGCCGTCGCCACGGAGGCCGGGTACTCCGTCAACACCGACTTCGGCGGCCA
The nucleotide sequence above comes from Clavibacter sp. B3I6. Encoded proteins:
- the map gene encoding type I methionyl aminopeptidase — translated: MMELRTPAEMDQMRPAGEFVAHVLTTLAARADVGVNLLDLDRTAHRLIRERGAESCYIDYHPSFGAMPFGKVLCTSVNDGVLHGLPHDYRLQDGDLLSLDFAASVDGWVSDSAVSVIVGTPRAEDVRLIEVTTAALEAGIRAAQPGGRTGDISAAIGAVATEAGYSVNTDFGGHGVGRTMHGDPHIANQGRPNRGVPLRPGLVIAIEPWFLQSTDEIYTDEDGWTLRSADGSRGAHMEHTVAITESGPLILTARG